A genomic window from Oceanobacillus timonensis includes:
- a CDS encoding transglutaminase-like domain-containing protein: MKLICKYNDLNAYLDESNEVDYTHPLIQDKISDLFHSSQTEIEKARAAFEFVRDSISHSWDIQSTLVTCKASEVLANGQGICYAKSNLFAALLRSQNIPTGFCYQRLMLFDTPEKGYCIHALNAIYLKSVDTWIRLDTRGNKEGIDAQFSIEEEKLAFTVQKELDEKDYPVIYTNPHSKTIATLEEHTDALEMYKHYLPGYL, from the coding sequence ATGAAATTAATTTGCAAATATAATGATTTAAATGCCTACTTAGATGAATCAAATGAAGTGGATTATACGCACCCATTGATTCAGGATAAAATATCCGACCTCTTTCATTCATCACAAACGGAAATTGAGAAAGCAAGAGCTGCATTTGAATTTGTCAGAGACAGCATTTCGCACTCTTGGGATATACAGAGTACCCTTGTCACTTGTAAGGCTTCGGAGGTCTTGGCGAATGGTCAGGGAATTTGCTACGCTAAATCCAATTTGTTTGCTGCTTTACTGCGCTCGCAAAACATTCCGACAGGCTTTTGTTATCAACGATTGATGCTATTTGATACACCTGAAAAAGGATATTGTATTCATGCATTGAATGCTATTTATCTAAAATCGGTTGATACATGGATACGATTAGACACTCGTGGGAATAAGGAAGGGATTGATGCTCAATTTTCGATAGAGGAAGAGAAATTGGCTTTTACTGTGCAGAAAGAGTTGGACGAAAAAGACTATCCCGTGATTTATACAAATCCGCATTCCAAAACGATTGCAACTTTAGAAGAACATACAGATGCACTGGAAATGTATAAACATTATTTGCCGGGGTACTTATAG